The nucleotide window CTATAACAAAGCCTCCATCACTAGTTTTTGAAACTGATTTGCCAGAGTCGTCACCAGTTCCACCAAATGTTTTTGTCCATAATGTATCTCCATTTTCATCTGTACGTATTATATATACATCTGTTAAACCTGACCCAAAACTTTCTGTTACTCCAGTAATAATATACCCATTGTCATTTGTTTGAATAACAGAGTTCCCATAATCATGACTTTGCCCCCCATAAGATTTTGTCCACAAAGTATCTCCATTTACATCAATTTTAATAAGATACACATCCAAATCAACTGCACCATTGGTATGAGTTGATCCAGTTATAATGTAACCATTATCATTTGTTTGCGAAATAAAGAATCCTGCATTACCTTCAGGTCCACCAAAAGTTCTAGTCCATAAAGTATCTCCATTGTCATTAAACTTAATTAAATAAACATCATTACCACCTGCGCCAAAACTTCCTGTAAATCCTACTGCAATGTAACCACTATCGCTAGCTTTTGTTATAGAAAGTCCATATTCATCACCTGTACCACCTATTTTTCTTGTCCATATGGTATCTCCAATATTATTGGTTTTAATTAAATAAACATCACTATATCCTGAAATATTTACTTTTCGACCAGTTACAATATAACCGCTGTCTAGGGTTTGAATAACAGAAAAGCCATAATCATAATTTTCGTCTCCATAGGTTTTATCAAAATACATTTGTGACATAACTGAAAAAGTAAATAAAAAGCTACCAAGCAAAATAACGAGTTTTTTCATAATTAATATTTTAAAAACATTATACTAATAATTAGCTACCAAAATAGCTAAAAGTGTATTACAAAAAAAATAATTAATGTACATCTCTTTTAATTAAAAATAACTTATGTCCGAAATCTAATTCTTTATATACTTTAAAACCGTGTTTGTTATAAAATTCTATATTTTTCTGCATCGAGGTTTCTAAATATATTGGACGCTTTGTTATTTCACTTTCTTTAATAAGATCCTTTATCAGTGAACTTCCTATTCCTTTACTTTGTACTGTTGAGTTTACACCAATAAACCATAAATAAAATATTGGTTCTTTAGGATATGAATTTTTTATTTTTGAATTACGATCCTGTACTTTTTTTATTCTGGTTAAACC belongs to Bacteroidia bacterium and includes:
- a CDS encoding GNAT family N-acetyltransferase, whose product is MIKADYKDKSHIVNILTKVFDDNNSVNYVIKQDNKREQRIKKLMEYSFDICYLFGNVYLSEDRNACALTLFPDKQKTTLKTILLDLKLAYSSIGLTRIKKVQDRNSKIKNSYPKEPIFYLWFIGVNSTVQSKGIGSSLIKDLIKESEITKRPIYLETSMQKNIEFYNKHGFKVYKELDFGHKLFLIKRDVH
- a CDS encoding T9SS type A sorting domain-containing protein, which produces MKKLVILLGSFLFTFSVMSQMYFDKTYGDENYDYGFSVIQTLDSGYIVTGRKVNISGYSDVYLIKTNNIGDTIWTRKIGGTGDEYGLSITKASDSGYIAVGFTGSFGAGGNDVYLIKFNDNGDTLWTRTFGGPEGNAGFFISQTNDNGYIITGSTHTNGAVDLDVYLIKIDVNGDTLWTKSYGGQSHDYGNSVIQTNDNGYIITGVTESFGSGLTDVYIIRTDENGDTLWTKTFGGTGDDSGKSVSKTSDGGFVIAGDIQTSVTDWSAFLNKIDINGNIIWTKIYSLLDFYFNFNSVVQTNDGGFIVAGTKSHMFTGADNVYLIKTNSYGDTLWSNNYVKTYHSWGNCVAQTFDGGFVISGTANYDVYLIKTDANGGFVKIDEKLLDTNNFIKIYPNPTSGIINLQISQDFGTIKKIEIFNNLEKIREISQNFSNVDISSFKGGLYFIVVTNINNEKIIRKVIKE